A window of Zingiber officinale cultivar Zhangliang chromosome 5A, Zo_v1.1, whole genome shotgun sequence contains these coding sequences:
- the LOC121980889 gene encoding pentatricopeptide repeat-containing protein At3g53170-like: protein MAVGISPLELAAFAWSSSASSSSSCRLDPCPSRRISQRNFSVRAAKRRRTARKGPQQNARLDLSRILRTEAAVLGVERKAGSAKFTRLWPRAVLEALDNSISANQWESALKIFGLVRRQHWYQPISRTYARLLTMLGKCRQPDHATSLFRVMLSEGLKPTLDVYTSLVGAYGHSGLLDKAISTLEEMNAISDCEPDAHTYTVLISSCCKLRCFELIPQLLMEMSYLGIEPNTVTHNTIIDGYGKARMLEEMESHLSTMLETGKCLPDIYTMNSFVWAYGNNGRIEDMEKWYDEFQHMGIEPDIQTFNILIKSYGKVRMFEKMGLVMNFMKKRFFSPDTVTFNIIIECFGRVGNIEKMEYYFRLMKIQGVKPNSVTYCSVISGYTKAGLLEKVPAIIRQTENTDVVLDAPFFNSVIAAYGQARELKIMEEMFALMKEKNCVPDRVTFATMIRAYSDMGMHEVSKKLEDQMYALESKGEECAPSRLHESEPTRFANALTTRTT, encoded by the exons ATGGCCGTCGGCATCTCTCCGCTCGAATTAGCTGCCTTCGCTTGGTCTTCCTccgcctcctcttcctcctcctgccGTCTCGATCCCTGCCCGTCGAGGAGGATTAGCCAGCGGAACTTCTCCGTCAGGGCGGCGAAGAGGAGGAGAACCGCCCGTAAGGGGCCCCAGCAGAACGCCCGGCTCGACCTGTCTCGGATCCTCAGGACGGAGGCCGCCGTCCTCGGAGTCGAGCGCAAGGCCGGCTCTGCCAAGTTCACCCGCCTCTGGCCCAGAGCAGTGCTTGAGGCGCTCGATAATTCCATATCCGCTAACCAATGGGAATCCGCTCTCAAG ATCTTTGGACTGGTTCGGAGACAGCATTGGTATCAGCCAATTTCCCGAACCTATGCAAGGCTATTAACCATGCTGGGCAAGTGTCGGCAACCTGATCATGCAACTTCACTTTTCAGAGTGATGCTGTCCGAGGGCCTCAAACCAACGCTTGATGTTTACACATCACTTGTTGGCGCATATGGTCATAGTGGCCTGCTAGACAAGGCAATTTCTACACTTGAGGAGATGAATGCAATTTCTGATTGTGAACCAGATGCTCATACTTACACCGTCCTCATTAGCAGTTGTTGCAAACTTAGGTGCTTTGAGTTGATTCCGCAATTGCTTATGGAAATGTCTTATTTGGGGATCGAGCCGAATACAGTTACTCATAATACCATTATAGATGGTTATGGGAAAGCTAGGATGCTTGAGGAGATGGAGAGTCATTTGTCCACTATGCTTGAGACTGGAAAATGCTTGCCTGACATATATACAATGAATTCTTTTGTTTGGGCTTATGGAAATAATGGAAGGATAGAAGACATGGAAAAGTGGTATGATGAATTTCAGCATATGGGTATCGAGCCTGACATCCAGACGTTCAATATCTTGATCAAGTCGTATGGTAAAGTACGCATGTTTGAGAAGATGGGGTTGGTTATGAATTTTATGAAGAAACGTTTCTTTTCTCCAGACACAGTCACCTTCAATATTATCATAGAATGTTTTGGGAGGGTTGGCAATATTGAGAAGATGGAATATTATTTCCGTTTGATGAAAATTCAGGGAGTCAAGCCTAACTCTGTTACTTACTGCTCTGTAATTAGTGGATACACTAAAGCTGGTCTTCTCGAGAAGGTTCCTGCGATCATCAGGCAAACGGAGAATACTGATGTTGTACTGGATGCACCTTTCTTCAACAGTGTTATTGCAGCATATGGGCAAGCTAGAGAGTTGAAAATTATGGAAGAAATGTTTGCGCTTATGAAGGAAAAGAATTGTGTGCCTGATAGAGTTACATTTGCAACGATGATCCGAGCATACAGTGATATGGGCATGCATGAAGTTTCCAAAAAGTTGGAGGACCAAATGTATGCCCTAGAAAGCAAAG GTGAAGAGTGTGCCCCTTCAAGGTTGCACGAATCAGAACCCACAAGATTTGCTAACGCGTTGACAACAAGAACAACTTGA